The following proteins are encoded in a genomic region of Bosea beijingensis:
- the kdpF gene encoding K(+)-transporting ATPase subunit F, which translates to MFVDYLLGGAVTAVLLAYLTYALLRPERF; encoded by the coding sequence GTGTTCGTCGATTATCTCCTCGGTGGTGCAGTGACTGCGGTCCTGCTCGCCTACCTCACCTATGCGCTGCTGCGCCCCGAACGCTTCTGA